TCCCGGTGCACGATCCCCTTCTCGTGCGCCGCCTCCAGGCCCTCCGCGACCTGAAGCGCGATCGGAAGCGCCTCCTCGATCGGGATCGCCCCCCGCGCGATGCGGACGTCCAGCCCCTCGCCCTCCACCAGCTCCATGGCCAGGAAGTGCGTGCCGCCGACGTCCTCGAGCGCGTGCAGGGTGGCGACGTTGGGATGGTTGAGCGATGCCAGCAGCTTCGCCTCGCGCTCGAAGCGGGCGCGCCGCTCGGGGTCCTCCGCGAATCCCTCCGGCAGCACCTTGATCGCGACCTCGCGCCCGAGCCGGGTGTCGCGAGCGCGCCAGACTTCGCCCATCCCACCCTCGCCAAGCGGCGCGAGGATCTCGTACGGACCGAGCTTCGTTCCGGAGGCCAGGCTCATCTCTTCAGTCCCGCGTCCCAGTTGAGAACGGCCGAGAGGGGCTGCGTCTCCCCCTTCTTGACCTGCGTGTTGATCAGGAATCGCTGTCCGCTCCGATCGACGTCGTACATGGCCTGTTCGGAATTTGCGATGATCTCGCGGGCATTCGCCTGGAAGAGTGAGACCGGGGCGTCGGCGTCGAAACCGGCCCCGGTCTTCACCGGCACCGCCATCATCTTACCCTCGGGAGAGAGGAAGAACAGTTCCTTCCCGTCGCCCCTCCACCTCGGCTGTTCTCCTCCTCCAGCTGACACCTGCCACTTGCCTCGTGCCTGCGG
This window of the Terriglobia bacterium genome carries:
- a CDS encoding serine/threonine protein kinase, with amino-acid sequence MSLASGTKLGPYEILAPLGEGGMGEVWRARDTRLGREVAIKVLPEGFAEDPERRARFEREAKLLASLNHPNVATLHALEDVGGTHFLAMELVEGEGLDVRIARGAIPIEEALPIALQVAEGLEAAHEKGIVHR